A window of uncultured Litoreibacter sp. contains these coding sequences:
- the rbsK gene encoding ribokinase, whose protein sequence is MGKVAVLGVFVVDLAFRADRMPVMGETFLGNSFAMNPGGKGSNQAVAAARMGADVSMITRLGADDFAAMARELWTGDGITAEVVEDAGSYTGAAHIFINEATGDNAIIIAPGAAAEISPADLEAARSVIEGADVFITQLEQPLDAAMRGLQIARAAGVTTILNPAPAVELPREMLALCDFVTPNETETEILTGLPVANAEDAALACEALKGLGVARPIITMGAQGAYLDGFGLVPAVAAGKVVETTGAGDAFNGGFAACLADGMAPEKAVTYACAVAGLSVTRAGAALSMPQREEVLALI, encoded by the coding sequence ATGGGCAAGGTGGCCGTTCTGGGCGTGTTTGTTGTGGACTTGGCGTTTCGCGCCGACCGTATGCCGGTGATGGGGGAAACCTTCCTTGGCAACTCTTTCGCCATGAACCCCGGCGGAAAGGGGTCTAACCAAGCTGTCGCCGCTGCGCGGATGGGGGCTGATGTGTCGATGATCACCCGGCTGGGCGCGGATGATTTCGCCGCCATGGCGCGGGAATTATGGACCGGGGACGGCATCACGGCAGAAGTGGTTGAGGATGCGGGAAGCTACACTGGGGCAGCTCATATATTCATTAATGAGGCAACCGGCGACAACGCAATCATCATTGCGCCGGGGGCGGCCGCAGAAATCAGCCCGGCGGACCTTGAGGCAGCGCGCTCCGTGATCGAAGGCGCGGATGTGTTCATCACCCAGCTGGAACAACCGCTGGACGCGGCAATGCGCGGGTTGCAGATCGCGCGGGCCGCGGGCGTGACGACGATCCTGAACCCGGCCCCGGCCGTGGAATTACCACGCGAGATGCTGGCGCTGTGCGACTTCGTCACCCCGAACGAAACCGAGACCGAAATTCTGACGGGCCTTCCAGTGGCGAACGCCGAAGACGCGGCCCTCGCCTGCGAAGCGTTGAAGGGTTTGGGCGTCGCGCGTCCAATCATCACAATGGGCGCGCAAGGCGCCTATCTGGACGGCTTCGGTCTGGTTCCGGCGGTTGCCGCGGGCAAAGTGGTCGAAACGACCGGGGCAGGGGATGCCTTTAACGGCGGCTTTGCGGCTTGCCTCGCTGACGGTATGGCGCCCGAGAAGGCCGTGACCTACGCCTGCGCCGTTGCAGGTCTGTCGGTCACCCGCGCCGGTGCTGCACTGTCCATGCCGCAGCGGGAGGAGGTGCTGGCGCTGATCTGA